DNA from Archaeoglobus veneficus SNP6:
AGCAGTTATAAATGGCGTTGAGGTGGAGTTCGTAGACCTGCCGGGAATATACAGCCTCGAAGCTTACAGTCTCGACGAGAAGATAGCCCGCGACTACCTCGTAAATGAGAAACCGGATGTTGTTCTGAACGTTATCGACGCAACAAATCTTGAAAGGAACCTTTACCTCACACTCCAGCTTTGCAATTTAGGCATTCCGATGGTTATTGCTTTGAACATGCTCGATGAAGCGAGGAAAAGGGGGATAGAGATCGATGCAAAAAAACTCGAGGAGATCCTGGGTGTGCCTGTCATTGAAACCATCGCCGTCGAAAAGAAAGGCATTGAAGAGCTGAAAAAGGCCCTGTTCAGTCCGGCAGTCTGCAGGCTGAGGGTTGAAAACAGGCTGAAATTGGCCGAACAGATTGCCAAACAGGTTGTAGAAAAAAAGGAAGCCTTTACATACCTGGACGCAATAGACGAGGTTTTTACAGACCCCCTTTTCGGCATTCCCGTCTTTTTCTCCGTTATGTGGATGGTGTTCCGCTTCACGTACGACGTTGCTTCGCCCCTCGTGAACGCCGTAGACCTGGCTTTTTCGCTCCTTGCAGATGCGATAGGCAGCGAAGGTGTTCTTGCGTCCCTGCTCAGCCAGGGAATAATAAAAGGTGTCGGCAGCGTCCTCGTGTTCGTTCCAAACATAGCGTTCCTCTTCATAGCCCTTGCAGTCATGGAACTCAGCGGTTACATGGCAAGGGCCGTCTTTATAATGGACAGAACAATGAGCAGATTTGGTCTGAACGGAAGGGCAGTAATACCGCTTATTATGGGCTTTGGATGCAATGTGCCGGCAATAATGGCGACGAGGGCCATTGAAGACTGGAAGATCAGGATTACGACCGTCCTCATCAATCCGTTCATGTCCTGCAGCGCCCGCCTTCCGATATACATCCTGTTTGCTGGCACGTTCTTTCCGTCGATGGCGAGTGCAGCCATAATGTCTCTCTACCTCCTCGGCGTCCTCCTTGCTCTTATTTCGGCCTTCGTACTCAGAAGGTTCGTTTTCAGGGGGGAGGCGGAGTTCATAATGGAGATGCCTCCCTACAGAATTCCAAAGTTCTCTGCCATCGCAAAGCTGACGTGGAGCAGAGTCAAGCACTTCATAGAGAAGGCTGGAACTGTCATCCTTGCAATGTCCGTCGTAATATGGCTCCTGACGAATTATCCGTCGAACAGCATCGAGGAGAGCTATGCGGGAATGCTCGGCAGAGCAATTCAGCCTCTCTTCGCCCCGATGGACTGGAGCTGGGAACTCGTCGTGGCACTTTTAATGGGGTTCGTTGCAAAGGAGGTCGTTGTCGAGACGATAGGGATAACTGTAGGAGATGGTCTTGCAGGTCTGCTAACTCCCGCTCAGGCCTTCGGCTTCATGGTTTTCTCCCTCCTCTACATGCCCTGCCTTGCAACCCTTGCGGTTATAAGAACCGAGGCTGGAAGTTGGAAATGGACGGGTTTTGCTGTCGTTTACAGCTTTAGCGTAGCCTACGTTGTGTCTTTAGCTCTCATAAAATTAATGAGGTTCTGGAGGTGGTAATATTATCTCCCTCGCTTACGCTGTAATTTTCGCTATTCTCGCAGCGATTGAGGCGAGGGCTTCCCTGCTGAATGCCTTCGTCCTTCTCACTATCGCAGCCATTTATCTCAAGGGATGGGCTGGTAAGAGCAAAGCCTATACATTTACAGCGTCGCTGCTTGCAGTCTGCTTCGCAACTATTTCGGCTCTTGCCATGCTTGCTTCGGCGATAGATGCGGCTTTCTTCGACGGCTCATTCCGAGTTGAGACCGGTGTCTTCGGCTTTCTATCACTCCCTCTCCTCGACAGGCTGAGAAGGAGTAAATAACGTTACGGACCAGATGCCACACTGATCAGAATGTCCCCTCAAATTAGTTCTATCGTTCCTCCATTTCCGAGCTTGCATTTAATTGAGCCAGCCGGCAGGTCGGGGACGATTCCGTCAACATCTATGTAAAATATGTCTTCCTCTCCAAAAGCGAAGTCGTTGTACCTCCTGATTTTCAGGATGACATCGTAGTAAACGTGCCACCTCTTCTCTATGAAGCCCGTATACACGCCCGTAGGGACAAAAACGAAGAATGTTAGCTCGTCAGGCATGACATCGTATATCATAGCCATGCTCGTCAGGTAGCGGGGCGTTGGGAATGGTACGTGAATACCGAAAAGTACAAGGAAGTCGTCGTCTTTCAGGTTTCTGAACGTTTCCTCACCTTCTATCGTCTCTTCACCACTCCACGGTATGAAGTCGTAAAGCTCCCCGAAAGGGACAGTTTCCTTCATCCCTATTTTGATGATCTTCGCGGTATCGAGTATTTCACCAAGCCCGGAATCCGACTTCGCCACGAAGTGGTAAAACCTGTTGAGAGCTCTGGACATTATCTCAGAAATTACTGCAACGTAGAAATCTTTTTTTGATGCGTAGTAGGGAATTACATGGAGGAACGCAAAACTCACCATCGGTCTCAGGGCCGCGTAAGCAACTCTCGTCCTGAGACCCTCCAGCTTCCTTATCAGAACGTCTTCAATTTCCATCTACCAATCTTGTGACAATGCATTTAAAAAATTTTCACGTGCAGATTCAATGTAATATCCTGCTTACCGGTAGTGTCAAGTTAACACCTCCAGTAGTTGTAGAAGGCCATAAAGCTCTCCAACCAGCTCTGTACAGAGACAAAAGAACTCCTGAATGGAAATCTGTTCCAGAACCTCTTCGTTCTCTCTTTAAACCTCGAAAAGAATCCTTCTACAGCATTTCTTCTACCAAACGTTTCATGCCTGTATCTCAGCCCTAACCTTTTCAAAGCCCACAGATACCAGAAACCTCTATCAACAACGATCTCTGGCTTGTTTTCGCAATGCTTGAGAACTTCTCTAAGGAAAACGTAAGCTTCAAAGCTTCCTCTTCCTCCAGAAGCCCATATAGCTAGGCATTCCATGGTATCAACGTCTATAGCAGCCCAAACAAAGATTTGTTTCTTTTCCAGTTTTATTTTTGTTTCATCTATCGCAACAAGTCTTCTTTTCTTCTTTTCTGGTTGTTTTAAGACTGTTTTGAGTCTATGGTAGTAAATCCTAACAGATTCGTGACTTATTTCTTCGAATAAAGATAGAAAATCACTTGTTTTTCTCAAAGAAAGGCCAAAGAAGTATAATAATGCTGCAAGTATTTTAAGTTCCACATCTTTCCTGTTCCTTCGAAAGACTTTTGTAGACTTGACGTAATCTACCAACTGGCTTAGCGCAGGCTGCATAAGTTGTATCTTAGTTATTTATTTTTTGTTATTTTGACACTGCCTGCTTACCTGCAAGGAACGTATCTTTACATCATATCCGCTGGAGTCTTCCAAGATGTACCTGTTCCGACCCAAAGCTTTACTATATTTTCTACAAGAATATTTGAGAATGAAGGAGGCATTACTGTACTCAACTGGAAGAGAAAAGAGAGCGAGGTGTCATCTCTGCTGGAATCTCTGCAACGTGGAAGAAGGGGAGAGGGGCAGATGTAATGCAAGGCTTAACGTCTCTGGAAGGCTTTATACCCTCACTTACGGGAATATAAGCGCAATGGAGAGCAGGCCCGTGGAAATAAAGCCCTTCTTCCACTTCATGCCTGGAACGACCTCCATGACGTTCTCAACGTATTCGTGCAACCTTTCCTGCATGTGGTGCCAGAACTGGAGACTTTCGCGAACTCCACCGCCAGAGGGCTATCAGGTTGTCGATCCGGAGAAAATCGTCAGAGCGGCAATTGATGCGAAAGACAGGAGCACATGTGCGAGCTTCAACGAGCCAACACTCCTCTTCGAGTATCTCCTCGACCTCTTCCCCCTCGCAAAAGAGTTCGGGCTTAGAAACACGATGGTCTCTAACGGCTACATGATGCCAAAGGCTCTCAAGATGCTGATTAATGCGGGACTCGACGCCATAAATATCGACGTAAAGGGAAGCAGAGAAGTTTACAGGAGATACTGTGGTGGTAAAAGCGACATCCACGTCTGGAAAAACATAAGGTTCGCTGCAAAGAGAATTCACGTTGAAGTCGTAAACCTGCTCGTAAGGAACGTGAATGATGACGAAGACTCCATACGGGAAATCGTGGAGAAACATCTGAAGTATGCCGGAGACGAGATTCCAATCCACTTTACCCGTTACTTCCCAGCGTTTCTCTTCGATAAACCCCCGACCGACGTTTCAAAACTCGAGAGAGCTGTTGAGATTGCGAGAAGGGAAGGAGTTGAATACGCCTACATCGGAAACGTTCCCGGACATAAATTTGAAAACACCTACTGCCCGCAGTGCGGGGTTCTGCTCGTGCAAAGGTACCACACCACTGTTCTCGAAAACAGGGTGAAAAACGGGAAATGTCCCAATTGCGGGAAAGATATTTACGGGATATGGAGTTAAGCCTGCCTACTGAAAGCGTATTATCTCGTTGATGGAATTGCGCCGCGCTTTCACCATTCCCGTAAAAAAAGCTGGGTGATGCCGGCAGTTAGCTATTGGCAAGTATTGCCTGCCGTTTGCAGGAGCAGCTGATGTTATCGAGGTTATCAGCTATTCAGAAATACCTCAGGATCTCGTAAAGCGTCGTACGCTGCGCTACCGGCCTTCCAACAGATTTTACAGCCCTGACAATGTCCTCAACCCTCGCAGGCTGGAAGGGTTTACCTGTAGCTCTCACAACATTCTCCTCAAGCATGGTTCCGCCGAAGTCGTTAGCTCCGAAGAAGAGCGCGAGAGTCGCAATTTCAAAACCCTGTGTGAGCCAGGAGGCCTGGATGTTTCTTATGTTGTGCAGAATTATGCGGGAAATAGCAAGAACCTGAAGGTACCTCGTCGCTGGGGCTGGATGCTTAACCCTTCCATAAAGCTCAGTCCTCTCTGGTTGGAACGTCCAGGGGATGAAAGCAGTAAAGCCACCAGTTTCAGCCTGCAGATCACGAATCTTGAAAAGGTGCTCGACTATGTCCTCGTCGCTCTCGATGTGGCCGAACATCATCGTCGCGCTTCCCTTAAGTCCGATACTGTGAGCAGTTCGCATCACCTCGAGCCAGCCTCTGCTGTCAACCTTGTTAGGGCTGATTTGCGTTCTCACCCTGTCGCTTAGAATTTCCGCCCCTCCTCCAGGCAGTGAGTCCAAGCCAGCGTTTTTCAGCCTCTCGAGGACTTCTTTAACGCTGCACTTCTCGAGCTTCGCCAGGAAGTAAATTTCTGGCGGGGAAAGGGCGTGAAGCTGAATAGATGGGAAACGTCTTTTAATCTCGGAAAAAACGTTCTCGAACCACTCTATGCCAAGTTCCGGGTTCATTCCTCCCTGCATCAGGATCTGCGTCGCTCCAACTTCCACCGCTTCTTCGATCTTCTTCAGAATTTCGTCGAGACTTAGGACGTAGCCTTCGTCATCGTTTCTGGCGTAGAATGCACAGAACTTACACTTGGATGTACATACATTTGTGTAGTTTATGTTCCTGTCAACGACGAAGGTTACGAGGTCTCCACACTTCCTTTTCCTTATCTCGTCTGCGATCTTCCCGAGGGCTGGAAGGGGTAGTTCGAATAGCCTGAGGGCTTCCTCGAACGACAGATTTTCTCCTTCAAGGTTCTTCCTGACGTACTCGTACAATTCCGCTCTCACGGCACATCTCCTCGAACGTCTTCAACCCTCTCCTTTCTGCATTACCCATCCTGTAGCTCAGGGTTTTAAAGTACTCCTCAAGGAACTCAGGGGGCATGCTGAACTTCGTTGCAGCTTCCGAAACAACTTCCTCCATGTTTTTTAGGCCCCAGTCGATGGATTTGAATAACATAGCATCAACCGAGTTCGCGTCAACCTCTTGCAGGGAAGAGGATATGCCAAAGACCATCGGGAGGCCTGTGAGTTCGTACCACTCCTCTCCAAGGTCCATCACAACCCTGTATATCATCCTCGCCTTGATTGCTTCATCACCTATTACGAGCGCATGTTTGCAAATTTCGAGTAAATCCGATGCTTTTCCAGAATCTGTAAACACGAGCCTGTTTTTCAGACCTTTCTCCCCCAGGATAATCCTGAGAAGGTTTACAGAGGTCATTGTGTCGGCTGTAACAGCTATGGGGCTTTCGTCGAGTTCTTTCATCTTCGATACGACGACGACACTCAGCACTTTATCCCGTGATGCTATACAGAAGTTGTAGCTCCTGAGCTTTTCGGAATTTTGCAGGAAGAAGAAAGATGGGACAGGAGCGTAGTCTATGAGGCCAGAAGCGAGCATGGATGCCATCTGCTTGGGTGATGCTTCAACGATTTCAAAGTTCCGATTTTCTTTAAAACTCTTTTCAAGCCAGTAGTACGGGAGAAAGTTGTTTATGAGGCCGAATTTTCCAATTCTGAATGGCATTAAACGTCAAAACCGGCAAGGATAAAAAAGCGTTGCTCTTGCCTTATTCTGACAAGGTCTTGAGCTTTCTATATTTTGATGGAGACGAGTCTGTCATTCCTCTTCTCCGTCTGGGGTTTCATATATATCTGCCATACTGGGCTGTCTTTTTCCGGTAGTTTCAGTTGTTACTGACAGAATCCCGGGATTTCGGTACCGCATGCACTCGCGGTATTTTCACTTCCAAGACGACATTCACGAAAATATCCCGTGGGTGTCATTAGAGATGCCACTAAACCTCAATAATAAAGTGCAGCTCTGTCGATGGGTCCTTAAGCAATCGCACCATCTCCCTGCTGAGGTCAGCAGCGGCTTTGTCTGCTTTTATGATGAGTGTCCTCCCGCATACGTAGTCGCTCTTCCTGACAACAATGTCGGTTGGATGAGTGAACGTGAGCCGGGGGCTCCCGAATCCAGTAACGACTTCTCTCATCCCGTAGTCAGGAAGGTAAAGCACAATCATAGCCTTCTTCCCGCCACACAGACACCCCTTTATTTCCTGTGGAAGATCCGAAATCGCTTTACTTGCTCTCACACCTATAATACAGTCACCTCTCGGCGTCAGATGTTCGTCCTTAGTAATCTCGAGGGTTGTTGGATGCTTTGCTGTTATGTTTGGATGACCCCACGCGATGATTACTTCTCTCGGCATGGCATACGTTCCTCCAGTCACACGTTGTGCAGGCTTTCTGCCTCCACACATCCATTATTTCCGGAATCTTCGCTCTAATCTCACTCCATGAAACCTTTGAACCGGGAGAGATAGAGAGCAGATTTAGCGCGAGTTTGTCAAGTTCCCTAATCTCCGCGTCAGCTGTGCTGGAGTACGCACAAACTCCGCTGGAGTTGTGTGGACAGGTGGCGCAGACGTCATCCGCACCGTCAACCACTTCAACTCCAGTCCTTTCAGCATCTTTAAGCGCTCTGAGCAGGTTTTCTACGAACTCGCGGTTATACCCCTCCCCTTTGAAGAAGTGCAGACATATAAGGTGATGCCCTCTGAACCTTACCATATATTAGTCAACCACACTAACCCTATTTAAAGTCATAACCCTACACAGACACCCCTTTATTTCCTGTGGAAGTGTGAGGTTGTAATATCGACAAGCCAATACAAATCTCGATTCGAATTCCTCTAAGCTCTGAGACCGGTAGAAGAGTGAAAAGTCCACGAACACAGATTTACGTCCTTAATAACGTACTCTATTTAACTTTCACAGGAAATAAATAAAGCTAACCAAATTTTCTAAGCTTCTCGAGGATTTCAACAGCTTTATTCATAGTCTCCACGATCTCCGCTATTCTGCATATGTCCTCCTCCCCCTCCAGATCTCTCGCGAGTTTACTGATAGCATCTTTAACTGCATCTTCCACGAGCGATCTATTCCATGTACCATCCCTTTCTGCGGATTTGTTCTCAGATTTTGCTAAATGTTTCACCGCTCCCACTTCAGTGTTTCTATCCTCCATTCCCTCTTTTTCCTGCTGAATCCCCCTATTATCAATCATCTGGCTCTTTTCCACATTCTCTACGCTGACGCCCTCACCCCTGTCAATTATGACGTTTCTGCCACATGAGGGGCAGAAAATCCTGGCGTTATCTTGAAACAGAGGAACCCTACAGTCTGGGCAGTAATACGAGAGCATCTTGGCTCCCTTATAAAGAAGCTCCGCCATCTCCGAAATTTTTTTATCTTCCATGTTACCTATGTTGATAGGCCGCATTTAAAAATTTCACTTCTGGAGGTGGTACGGTGGCAAAAGAGGTGCCAGACAGCGTATTGGAAGTTCTGGACAGAATAATTCAGGACGACACGGTTCCGAGGAATATCAGGCGTGTTGCAAGTGAGATAAAAGAGAACTTGCTTCACGGTGAGGAGAGTCTCGCCGTAAGGGCTGCATCGGCGATCTCGATACTCGAAGAGATCTCTTCCGACCCAAACATCCCGATGCATGTCAGAACCTTGATCTGGAACGTATCGAGCCAGCTCGAGAGGATCTCCGTTGAGGAGTAGGCAAGTAGTCTATACTGGAAATGAAGTAGAAATGTTTTTCCAGTTAGTCTATGCTATCTTGATTTATTATAGATATTGTCGAGCATAACTTGGAAATACAACTGTATATGTTACTACATCCCCTTACCACCCTGCATTCGTTCAACTCTGCTATCTTCTGTTTTCAGTGGATGGGAATTTGTCATAGATTTATAGTGTTGGTTATCTTCCGGAAAGAACGCATTTTCAATCTTATATTGTCCCACTTAACGGTCTGCAATTTCCTTCCGAATTTCTCTTCTTTTTGTTTAGCGTGGATTGAACTATGCTTAGAAAGATCAAGTCTATTACTTCTGCTCTTTTGGTCTGTAAATGAGCTGTACATCTTGTGCAGCGTGTTGAACGAGACTACATAGACCAAGTATTTTTAAACTCATCATCCAGACGAAAGGGGTGTCTTCCAAATTGAAAAAGAGCTTAAAGCTGAGAGATCGGAAGTAGAAGACGTCTTTAAGCTGAGAAACGTGGACTCTTTATGGATAAAGATCTATAGTTAAATTCGTCTATGCTAACGTACTTCTCATAGCAATTCTCGTTCGACTGGGATTCAGGGGGAAAAGATGATGCTGCAGGTCGACTGAGTGGTGAGTTTGCAGACACCATAGGGTAATTATAGACGTTCCAGAAGTTTTGTCCCAAAAACCTTCAGCCTTGAGGTAAGAATAAAGAGGATCCGTAACCGGGGTGGTTTATACTACATCCCAATGAAACTACGAGGAAAATCCAAACGCCATACTAAAAAATTAGCGGGATTTGCCGTTGAGCATCTCCTTTAGCTTAAAAGTTCTCTTTTCTCTCCTCCTCAAGTCATCGAGGATTCTATGGATTCTATTTATCTGGCTGTCTATCATTTCGAGGACTTTTTCCGTACTTATTTCATCCCTGAGTTCCATATACCCTCTCATTATAGCAAGCGGATTTCTCAACCTGTCTGCGAGGTACTCGAACTGCTCAATATTTTCTTTTAACTGTTTTATTGCGGCACTTCTTTCCTTCTCAACATCTATCGCCTTCAGTGCAAAGCCAAGATCGTCCGCGAGGTCGAGTAGCAGCCCTATCTCCTCAGTGTCGAAGGCATCTGAAACTGGCGAGTTAAAGCTCAGAATTCCATAGAACTTCTCCTCGTGGACTATTGGAATTACAAGAACCTGCAGGAATCTGTGCTCATCGTTAATGGGGCATTTTTCACATATTTCGTCTCCCCACTCTACAAGCTTTGCTCTTCTCGTGGTAAGAACTTCTTCAACACAAGGGAGACCCTCCTTTAACCACTCTCTGAGCAGTTTCCTGCTTATCTTTCCCGTAACTGCCACAGGAGAAACTGCTGGCTTTTTACCCTCCCTGACGATTCCAACCCATACGGTCATGTAGTCCTCCACACTGGCAAAGGCTTTGCAGGCCCTCCTCAGCAATATCCTTCCGTCCTTCTCATGAACTATGAGCTGGTTTATCTCACTGGAAATCTGGAGGAGTTTATTCAGGCGTCTCAGGCTATTTTCCATTTTCTTTCTCTCAGTAATATCCCGTATAACTTTGTGGTAGCCTACCAGCCGTCCCTCCTCATCTCTCAGTATTCTCGCTGACTCGAGACAGTCTATCACGTTTCCCCTCTTTGTTCTATATCTAACCTCGAAGTTACTTACAAACTCATTACTGGAGAGACCTTCCAGCAACTTCTTTCTATCAGAGGGATTTACATAAAGCCTCAGGACACTCTGTCCAATTAACTCATCTCTCGTATACCCAAAGAGTTCTTCAGCAGCTTTGTTCACTTCGATTATTCTACCATCCATATCTGTCAGAAGGATTGCATCCATCGAGGATTCGAAGAGTCCCCTGTACTTCTTTTCGCTCTCTCTAACCCTCTCCTCAGCCCTTATTTTCACAATCCCCGCGGCCATATGCTCCGATATCGTATCTATGAGTTTTCTATCGAGTTCTGTTATCCTTTTTCCGGATTTAACTACAAGTTGTATTACACCCTGCAGTTCTCCACCGGAAATAAGGGGGACGGAGTACATCTCTTGGAGGTCACATCCAATACAAAGGTCGTGGAAATGCTCAGTGTACTTACTTCTCTTCATGTCAGGGATATAAAGTGGCTCCTTTCTGAGTGCTGTAACAACCGCAGTACTCTTACTATCTGGTCTGACCTTCTGAACCTTCGCAGATCTCTCCCCAAACTCTTCGTCAAAACCAATCTGCGTTACGGCCCTCAAAGTGTTAGTGTTCTTGTCATATATGAGAATCTCACCCATATCAAAGTCGAATACTCTCTTGAGCGCGTCAATTAAATTCGCTGCAAGTTCCTCTATACTCTCCGACTTGTTTACAGCCTCTCCAACGAGCCTGTACAACTCACTGAGATTGCGGATCTCCTCTTCCATCCGCTTTCTTTCCGTGATGTCTTTTATTATCCCGTGATATATGATAGACTGCCCCTCTTTTATTGCAATTGCCGATTCGAGACAGTGAACGATTTTTCCGTCTTTTCTTCTGTATCTCATTTCCATGTTCCTAACAAAGCCGTCTCTCTCTATCTTTTCTATGAACTTCTTTCTGTCAGAAACGTCAGCGTACAACTCTCTCACGTCCATCTTCAGCAATTCATCTCTCGTATACCCAAAGAGTTCTTCAGCAGCTTTATTCATGTCAAGAATTTTGCCCTCAGACGTCGTCAGGTATATAGTGTCCATCGAGGATTCGAAGAGTCCCCTGTACAACTCCTCACTTTTTCTCAACTCCTCTTCAATCCTTATTTTTGCAATACCAGCAGCTATATGCTCTGAAATGCTCTCGAGAAGCTTTCTGTCTCTTTCTGATATTTTCTTTCCTTTTCTCGTTATTATCTGGATAACACCATGCAGTTTACCCTTTGTGACGAGAGGTAGTGCGTATATCTCTTCGATGTCGAGTTTTCTGAAGATTTCTCTCGCATACGCTGTAAGGTCGTTCTCCTTTACATTGGAGATGTATATCGGCCTCTTTTCGATGGCAGTTCTTACTGCAATACTTGGATTTTCCTCGTTCACCTTATGAACATCAGCAGAATAATCGCCAAAAACTTCAAAACCGAGCTGAACAACAGCTTCGAGTGTATCTGTTTTTGGATTGTATATGAGAATCTCACCCATATCAAAATCTATTACTTCCTTTAACTCCTTCAAAATCATTGACGAGAGTTGCTCTATGCTCTCCGACTTGTTTACAGCTTCCCCTACAATTCTGTGTAGCTCACTAAGCTTTCTGATTTCAGCGTTCATCAGTTTCCTCTCAGTAATGTCTTCCATGGTCTCGATAACTCCAATCACTTCTCCATTTGACCTGAGTAATGAAGCTCTGAAGTAGATCCACTTTCCTATATGCGGGAGGTATAACTCGAGTTCGTACGTGTTTTCGTCAACCTTTCTTATCTTTTTCTTTTTTACTTTCCTCTTTCTGTAAAAGTTCTCAACTCCATCGAGAACAATGTCTGCGAGGAGCGGGCTTGGTTTGGAGAAGAAGGCTTTCCAGTGATTTGTGGTGCCTATTATCTCTTCCTTCCTTATCCCGGTGAGTTCCTCGCACGCCCTGTTCCAGTATCTAACAACGTGGTTCCTGTCGATGACGAATGTCGGTACGGGTACGTTCTCGAGTATTTCTTCGAGCTTGAAGTCTCTACTCATCGTTGACACCTCCTGAACGAAATCTCAGTATGAAAACACTGCCCTCTGGCTCGTTGTCCTCTACGTGTATGCTTCCCCCGTACCTCTCAATGAGAGTTTTCACGAGGTACAGTCCAAGACCAGTCCTTCCTGTTTTCTCTCCTTTGAATCCCTCTTTGAAAATTTCCTCCTTGATTTCATCGGGTATTCCCGGCCCGTTGTCGGCTATTCTAACTTCCACCCAGCCGTTGATGGCTCTCGCTTCAATATCCACTCTCTTCTCTTCTTTGTCGTTATGGAAGATGGCATTAAGGAGAACGTTTTCGAATATTGAGGGGATCATATCGTCTGCAAGAACTTTGAGTCCTGCAGGAATCTTTACATTTACAATAGCTTTGTCCTTCACTTTCTCAATTTCTTTCTCGAGGACTTTCGAAATATCAACGATCTTAAGCCCCCTTCCAGCCATTAACGCCTCTTCTATTTCCCTTATCGTACTTATTAGCTCCGTGCAGACAGCAATTCTCTCTTCTATCTTCTTAAGAAACTCTTCATTGCCGGAATCTCTGTAGAGGTCGAGATAACCCTTTATTATCGTCAGCCCATTCTTTATGTCGTGCCGCAGCATCTTGTTGAGGAGGCTTAAATGCTTGTTCATCCTCTTTATTCTCTCCTCAGCCTCCTTAAGCCTCGTTATATCTCTTGCAATTATTACGAGGTATCTCCTTCCTTCGAGTTCACACTCCTTAAGACTGACAGAAATTGGAAACTTGCTGCCATCCCTCCTTACGTGCCAGCCCTCTACAGCCTCCCCTCTCCAGGCTGGAAGATCCATGACATCGTAAATCGTCTTCTCGAGAAGTTCATCCTTCGTGTATCCCAGCCACTCGCAGGCCGTCATGTTTACATCTATTATTTTCCCGCTCTCTGCCTCGACGAGGAAAATTGCATCATTACTGTAATCCATTAACGTTCTAAACCGCTTTAGTTCTTCTGCTCTGACGCGCTCGGTTATGTCCCTGCTTATCCCGATAATCCCGATAAACTCACCACCTTTATCGTAAACGGGAGCCTTTATTGTCTCGAAGGTGATTTTTCTTCCGTTGATGTACCCCGTTTCCTCAGTGCGCACAATGTCTCCTTTTGTCATCACGAGTTCGTCACTCTCCCTGCACTGGGCGGCAAGATAGGGCGGGAGGATTTCATCGTCTCTCTTTCCTACGATATCCTCTTTGGGTTTTCCGACGAGTTCCGCATAAGCTTTGTTGACGACGATGTTTCTGCCGCATGTATCCTTGAAGTAAACGACATCCGGAATTGAATCGACGAGAGCTTCAAGCAGGTCAACGGTTCGCCAGAACTTTATGGTAATTTTCCTCAGTTCCGTAACATCTCTGCAGACGAGGACGTAATCTTCACTCCCTTCTATTTTCGCAGGATTTATTTCGAGATACCTTGGTTTTCCACCTGAGATTACAACGACTTCAAATTTCTCCGTCCACTTTCCCACCATCTCAGAGAGCCTGATTCTACTTTCATCGTCAAAGCATGGCAGCTCATAGATTTTCTTACCTGAGACATCTGACGTGGACAGTTCTGTAAGGTTAATCCAGGCGTTATTAACGTCCTTCACAGCCCCGTCTGGTGAAACAACTACAACGGGATCGGGGATTGACTTTAGCAAAACGTTCTTCTTTT
Protein-coding regions in this window:
- a CDS encoding DUF371 domain-containing protein, encoding MTGGTYAMPREVIIAWGHPNITAKHPTTLEITKDEHLTPRGDCIIGVRASKAISDLPQEIKGCLCGGKKAMIVLYLPDYGMREVVTGFGSPRLTFTHPTDIVVRKSDYVCGRTLIIKADKAAADLSREMVRLLKDPSTELHFIIEV
- the amrS gene encoding AmmeMemoRadiSam system radical SAM enzyme, whose amino-acid sequence is MKEALLYSTGREKRARCHLCWNLCNVEEGERGRCNARLNVSGRLYTLTYGNISAMESRPVEIKPFFHFMPGTTSMTFSTYSCNLSCMWCQNWRLSRTPPPEGYQVVDPEKIVRAAIDAKDRSTCASFNEPTLLFEYLLDLFPLAKEFGLRNTMVSNGYMMPKALKMLINAGLDAINIDVKGSREVYRRYCGGKSDIHVWKNIRFAAKRIHVEVVNLLVRNVNDDEDSIREIVEKHLKYAGDEIPIHFTRYFPAFLFDKPPTDVSKLERAVEIARREGVEYAYIGNVPGHKFENTYCPQCGVLLVQRYHTTVLENRVKNGKCPNCGKDIYGIWS
- a CDS encoding menaquinone biosynthetic enzyme MqnA/MqnD family protein, which produces MPFRIGKFGLINNFLPYYWLEKSFKENRNFEIVEASPKQMASMLASGLIDYAPVPSFFFLQNSEKLRSYNFCIASRDKVLSVVVVSKMKELDESPIAVTADTMTSVNLLRIILGEKGLKNRLVFTDSGKASDLLEICKHALVIGDEAIKARMIYRVVMDLGEEWYELTGLPMVFGISSSLQEVDANSVDAMLFKSIDWGLKNMEEVVSEAATKFSMPPEFLEEYFKTLSYRMGNAERRGLKTFEEMCRESGIVRVRQEEP
- a CDS encoding IS6 family transposase; amino-acid sequence: MQPALSQLVDYVKSTKVFRRNRKDVELKILAALLYFFGLSLRKTSDFLSLFEEISHESVRIYYHRLKTVLKQPEKKKRRLVAIDETKIKLEKKQIFVWAAIDVDTMECLAIWASGGRGSFEAYVFLREVLKHCENKPEIVVDRGFWYLWALKRLGLRYRHETFGRRNAVEGFFSRFKERTKRFWNRFPFRSSFVSVQSWLESFMAFYNYWRC
- the feoB gene encoding ferrous iron transport protein B, yielding MRNSQCCKAGRYGMLKVAMVGNPNVGKTALLNALTGGSFEVGNFPGTTVEKKEGRAVINGVEVEFVDLPGIYSLEAYSLDEKIARDYLVNEKPDVVLNVIDATNLERNLYLTLQLCNLGIPMVIALNMLDEARKRGIEIDAKKLEEILGVPVIETIAVEKKGIEELKKALFSPAVCRLRVENRLKLAEQIAKQVVEKKEAFTYLDAIDEVFTDPLFGIPVFFSVMWMVFRFTYDVASPLVNAVDLAFSLLADAIGSEGVLASLLSQGIIKGVGSVLVFVPNIAFLFIALAVMELSGYMARAVFIMDRTMSRFGLNGRAVIPLIMGFGCNVPAIMATRAIEDWKIRITTVLINPFMSCSARLPIYILFAGTFFPSMASAAIMSLYLLGVLLALISAFVLRRFVFRGEAEFIMEMPPYRIPKFSAIAKLTWSRVKHFIEKAGTVILAMSVVIWLLTNYPSNSIEESYAGMLGRAIQPLFAPMDWSWELVVALLMGFVAKEVVVETIGITVGDGLAGLLTPAQAFGFMVFSLLYMPCLATLAVIRTEAGSWKWTGFAVVYSFSVAYVVSLALIKLMRFWRW
- the mqnC gene encoding cyclic dehypoxanthinyl futalosine synthase produces the protein MRAELYEYVRKNLEGENLSFEEALRLFELPLPALGKIADEIRKRKCGDLVTFVVDRNINYTNVCTSKCKFCAFYARNDDEGYVLSLDEILKKIEEAVEVGATQILMQGGMNPELGIEWFENVFSEIKRRFPSIQLHALSPPEIYFLAKLEKCSVKEVLERLKNAGLDSLPGGGAEILSDRVRTQISPNKVDSRGWLEVMRTAHSIGLKGSATMMFGHIESDEDIVEHLFKIRDLQAETGGFTAFIPWTFQPERTELYGRVKHPAPATRYLQVLAISRIILHNIRNIQASWLTQGFEIATLALFFGANDFGGTMLEENVVRATGKPFQPARVEDIVRAVKSVGRPVAQRTTLYEILRYF